Proteins encoded together in one Zonotrichia leucophrys gambelii isolate GWCS_2022_RI chromosome 1, RI_Zleu_2.0, whole genome shotgun sequence window:
- the POU4F1 gene encoding POU domain, class 4, transcription factor 1, which translates to MMSMNSKQPHFAMHPTLPEHKYPSLHSSSEAIRRACLPTPPLQSNIFASLDETLLARAEALAAVDIAVSQGKSHPFKPDATYHTMNSVPCTSTSTVPLAHHHHHHHHHHQALEPGDLLDHITSPSLALMPGGGGGGGGGGGGHDGAGGGGGGAGGGGGGGGSGGGGGGLISTSAHPHSHMHGLGHLSHPAAMNMPSGLPHPGLVAAHHGAAGQVASAAAVVGAAGLASICDSDTDPRELEAFAERFKQRRIKLGVTQADVGSALANLKIPGVGSLSQSTICRFESLTLSHNNMIALKPILQAWLEEAEGAQREKMNKPELFNGGEKKRKRTSIAAPEKRSLEAYFAVQPRPSSEKIAAIAEKLDLKKNVVRVWFCNQRQKQKRMKFSATY; encoded by the exons ATGATGTCCATGAACAGCAAACAGCCTCATTTTGCCATGCATCCCACCCTACCTGAGCACAAATACCCCTCTCTACACTCCAGCTCGGAAGCAATAAGAAGAGCATGTCTACCAACTCCACCG CTGCAGAGCAATATCTTCGCCAGCCTCGATGAGACCCTGCTGGCGCGGGCCGAGGCTCTGGCCGCCGTCGACATCGCCGTGTCGCAGGGCAAGAGCCACCCGTTCAAGCCCGACGCCACGTACCACACCATGAACAGCGTGCCCTGCACCTCCACCTCCACCGTGCCCCTGGcgcaccaccaccaccaccaccaccaccaccaccaggcGCTGGAGCCCGGCGACCTCCTGGACCACATCACCTCCCCGTCCCTGGCGCTCATGcccggcggaggcggcggcggaggcggcggcggcggcggccacgacggggcgggcggcggcggcggcggggccggcggcggcgggggcggcggcggcagcggcggcggcggcggcggcctcATCTCCACGTCGGCGCACCCGCACTCGCACATGCACGGCCTGGGCCACCTCTCGCACCCGGCCGCCATGAACATGCCGTCGGGGCTGCCGCACCCGGGGCTGGTGGCCGCGCACCACGGCGCCGCGGGGCAGGTGGCCTCGGCCGCGGCCGTGGTGGGGGCGGCCGGCCTGGCCTCCATCTGCGACTCGGACACGGACCCGCGGGAGCTGGAGGCCTTCGCCGAGCGCTTCAAGCAGCGCCGCATCAAGCTGGGGGTGACCCAGGCCGACGTGGGCTCGGCGCTGGCCAACCTGAAGATCCCGGGCGTGGGCTCCCTCAGCCAGAGCACCATCTGCCGCTTCGAGTCCCTCACGCTGTCCCACAACAACATGATCGCCCTCAAGCCCAtcctgcaggcctggctggaGGAGGCCGAGGGCGCCCAGCGGGAAAAAATGAACAAGCCCGAGCTCTTCAATGGGGGCGAGAAGAAGCGCAAGCGGACTTCCATCGCCGCCCCTGAGAAGCGCTCGCTGGAGGCGTACTTCGCCGTCCAGCCCCGGCCCTCCTCCGAGAAGATCGCCGCCATCGCCGAGAAATTGGACCTCAAAAAGAACGTGGTGCGGGTTTGGTTTTGCAACCAGAGACAGAAGCAGAAACGGATGAAATTTTCCGCCACCTACTAG